A single region of the Rhodococcus sp. W8901 genome encodes:
- a CDS encoding MMPL family transporter has translation MFARWGDLVYRARFTVIAVMVAGLLALGAYGSGLGDHLSQSGWDDPGSESVAAAKLADGTFGRDTNGDVVAMYTAPEGKTVDDPEFTAKVTDSLQRLVQEHPDEVAKFNGSYFTLPNTPRLPALATEDRSHAIVSVALKGDNDTAITNNFREVRDAFDIDGVEVQLAGMQPVASAINDTMANDLKRMELIAIPAVGVLLFFVFGGVIAAALPLIVGGLTILSANGIVRVFTHFAEINVFVASVVSLIGLGLAIDYGLFIVSRFREELGDGRNTKDAVRRTVMTAGRTVLFSATMIAVSLGGLILFPQGFLKSVAYGAIATVLLAAFTSVTVLPAILSILGRRIDKFGLKRFGQIKSTEEIESSIWGRLTRWVMRNPIKVTIPIVVGLLLMIIPLTGIKFGGINEDYLPTNNPTRMAQEQFDELFPGNRTEPVKLVIEGADGTQVGQILKTASGAPGLVEKFSITGPAKDGVQVLKAGLVDRNDSAPTIDYLRAMDIPDGVDVLVGGTPAIEQDSISALLDNLPLMIVTVLTLTTLLMFLAFGSLVLPIKAVLMSALGLGATLGILTWIFIDGHGSGLLNFTPGPITSPVLVLIVAIIYGLSIDYEVFLLSRMVEARSQGASTTEAIRIGTAHTGRIITAAALILIVVTGAFGFSELVMMKYIAYGMISALVIDATLIRMFLVPAVMKLLGDDCWWAPAWMKRIQEKVGLGEPILDSELPGDVPELTATDAPAAAPNPEQVLAVAPAGATRDSDPLTQPIPRIPTTPRARAATPRRGATRPEPSEQPQQPTAPPTPEPVATAPAPKPERRPRPSTSDDDGEVAWLAALRAPNTGVMPVVKPAAAEPAPAPEPRPAPAPEPVPAPEPAARHGANDDLSDTDTGRHRRGDGVAVSVSELLARHRDDD, from the coding sequence GTGTTTGCTCGCTGGGGAGATCTGGTCTACCGAGCCCGTTTCACCGTCATCGCAGTGATGGTGGCCGGACTGTTGGCGCTGGGCGCCTACGGTTCCGGTCTCGGTGACCACCTCAGTCAGAGCGGCTGGGACGACCCCGGCTCGGAGTCCGTGGCGGCGGCCAAGCTCGCCGACGGGACCTTCGGCCGGGACACCAACGGTGACGTCGTGGCGATGTACACCGCCCCCGAGGGAAAGACGGTCGACGACCCGGAGTTCACTGCGAAGGTCACCGACAGCCTGCAGCGACTGGTGCAGGAGCATCCCGACGAGGTCGCGAAGTTCAACGGCAGCTACTTCACGTTGCCGAACACGCCGCGGCTGCCGGCTCTGGCCACCGAGGACCGCTCCCATGCGATCGTCAGTGTCGCGCTGAAGGGCGACAACGACACCGCGATCACCAACAACTTTCGTGAGGTGCGGGACGCCTTCGACATCGACGGGGTCGAGGTCCAGCTTGCCGGCATGCAGCCGGTCGCGAGCGCCATCAACGACACGATGGCCAACGACCTCAAACGCATGGAGCTCATCGCAATCCCGGCGGTCGGGGTGCTGCTGTTCTTCGTGTTCGGTGGCGTCATCGCCGCTGCCCTGCCACTGATAGTCGGTGGTCTGACGATCCTCAGCGCCAACGGCATCGTGCGGGTGTTCACGCACTTCGCCGAGATCAACGTGTTCGTCGCGTCGGTGGTCTCACTGATCGGGTTGGGTCTGGCGATCGACTACGGCCTGTTCATCGTCAGCCGTTTCCGCGAGGAACTCGGCGACGGGCGCAACACCAAGGACGCGGTGCGCCGCACTGTGATGACCGCGGGCCGCACCGTGCTGTTCTCCGCGACGATGATCGCGGTCAGCCTCGGCGGTCTGATCCTGTTCCCGCAGGGCTTCCTCAAGTCCGTCGCGTACGGCGCGATCGCGACGGTGCTGTTGGCGGCGTTCACCTCGGTCACGGTGCTGCCCGCGATCCTGAGCATCCTGGGCCGGCGGATCGACAAGTTCGGCCTCAAGCGGTTCGGCCAGATCAAGTCGACCGAGGAGATCGAGTCCAGCATCTGGGGCCGCCTCACTCGCTGGGTGATGCGCAACCCGATCAAGGTCACGATCCCCATCGTGGTCGGGTTGCTGCTCATGATCATCCCGCTGACGGGCATCAAGTTCGGTGGCATCAACGAGGACTACCTCCCGACGAACAACCCGACGCGGATGGCGCAGGAACAGTTCGACGAACTGTTCCCCGGTAACCGCACCGAACCGGTGAAACTGGTCATCGAGGGCGCCGACGGCACCCAGGTGGGCCAGATCCTCAAGACCGCGAGCGGGGCGCCCGGCCTGGTCGAGAAGTTCTCGATCACCGGCCCCGCGAAGGACGGCGTCCAGGTCCTCAAGGCCGGTCTGGTCGACCGCAACGACTCCGCCCCCACCATCGACTATCTGCGCGCGATGGACATCCCGGACGGCGTGGACGTCCTCGTCGGCGGCACCCCGGCGATCGAGCAGGACAGCATCAGTGCGCTGCTCGACAACCTGCCGCTCATGATCGTCACGGTCCTGACCCTCACGACGCTGCTGATGTTCCTGGCATTCGGCTCGCTGGTGCTGCCCATCAAGGCCGTGCTGATGAGCGCGCTCGGCCTCGGCGCGACGCTCGGCATCCTCACCTGGATCTTCATCGACGGCCACGGCTCGGGTCTGCTGAACTTCACGCCCGGACCGATCACGTCCCCGGTCCTGGTGCTGATCGTCGCGATCATCTACGGCCTGTCCATCGACTACGAGGTGTTCCTGCTCTCCCGCATGGTCGAGGCCAGATCGCAGGGCGCCAGCACCACCGAGGCCATCCGGATCGGCACCGCGCACACCGGCCGGATCATCACCGCGGCCGCACTGATCCTGATCGTCGTCACCGGCGCGTTCGGATTCTCCGAGCTGGTGATGATGAAGTACATCGCATACGGCATGATCTCGGCGCTCGTCATCGACGCGACCCTGATCCGCATGTTCCTGGTGCCGGCGGTGATGAAGCTGCTCGGCGACGACTGCTGGTGGGCGCCTGCCTGGATGAAGCGCATCCAGGAGAAGGTCGGGCTCGGCGAACCGATCCTCGACAGCGAACTCCCGGGTGACGTTCCCGAGCTGACGGCGACGGATGCACCGGCCGCTGCGCCCAACCCCGAGCAGGTCCTCGCTGTGGCTCCGGCCGGCGCGACTCGTGACTCCGACCCCCTGACGCAGCCGATCCCCCGGATCCCGACGACCCCGCGGGCCCGTGCGGCCACGCCGCGTCGCGGCGCTACGCGACCCGAACCGTCCGAGCAGCCGCAGCAACCGACCGCGCCGCCGACCCCGGAACCGGTCGCGACCGCCCCTGCCCCGAAGCCCGAGAGACGTCCGCGGCCGTCCACCTCGGACGACGACGGAGAGGTCGCGTGGCTGGCCGCGCTGCGGGCACCGAACACCGGTGTCATGCCGGTCGTGAAGCCTGCCGCCGCCGAACCCGCACCCGCCCCGGAGCCCCGGCCGGCGCCGGCACCCGAGCCGGTCCCGGCACCAGAGCCCGCGGCTCGGCACGGCGCAAACGACGATCTGTCCGACACCGACACCGGGCGCCATCGTCGCGGTGACGGTGTCGCGGTGAGCGTCAGCGAGCTGCTCGCCCGCCACCGCGACGACGACTGA
- a CDS encoding DUF1707 SHOCT-like domain-containing protein encodes MEARDLRVSDAEREHVGELLQRAVGQGMLSLGEFTERMDTALAAKTRGELNAVLVDLPGMQIDPAYFAGQHPTSAPVPAAPVPPPATVPVAGPPTGYATGHPAQQPLVIRSRMSTITRKGRWNVPPTLFLDSRMGTSTLDFTEAVMQTQVVHLTVDDYCGSVTLVVPTEATVDLNGVDAVAGSVSNKVRTGPPYGPLHLVVRGRIRFGSITARHPYGTALRKMLGS; translated from the coding sequence ATGGAGGCAAGAGATCTGCGGGTATCGGACGCGGAACGCGAACACGTCGGTGAGTTGCTGCAACGCGCGGTGGGTCAGGGAATGCTGTCGCTCGGCGAGTTCACCGAACGGATGGACACCGCGCTGGCCGCGAAGACCCGCGGTGAGCTGAACGCGGTGCTCGTCGATCTGCCCGGAATGCAGATCGACCCGGCCTACTTCGCCGGCCAGCACCCGACGTCGGCGCCGGTCCCCGCGGCACCGGTTCCTCCGCCCGCGACGGTCCCGGTCGCGGGCCCGCCGACCGGGTACGCCACCGGCCACCCGGCGCAGCAGCCCCTGGTCATCCGCAGTCGGATGTCGACGATCACCCGCAAGGGCCGCTGGAACGTCCCGCCGACCCTGTTCCTCGACTCCCGGATGGGCACCTCGACCCTCGACTTCACCGAGGCCGTCATGCAGACACAGGTGGTGCATCTGACCGTCGACGACTACTGCGGGTCGGTGACGCTGGTCGTTCCGACCGAGGCGACCGTCGACCTCAACGGGGTCGACGCCGTCGCGGGCTCGGTGTCGAACAAGGTCCGGACCGGCCCGCCCTACGGGCCGCTGCACCTCGTGGTGCGGGGTCGGATCCGGTTCGGGTCGATCACCGCGCGCCATCCGTACGGCACGGCGCTGCGCAAGATGCTCGGCAGCTGA
- a CDS encoding AI-2E family transporter produces MPTTAPARPVSDAVHPLVRIGAAWTWRLLVLFAGLLALGFVVSKLEAVVIPVAIALLASALLMPAVDWMHRRGVPRSGAVIIAVVGTMGVVGAILAFVVEQFVEGLPVLSDQFTASVTTVQDWLTEGPLHFSEDQIRHAGDNVVKAIQSNQEALTSGALTTATVVGEIFAGAFLTLFTLIFFLYGGDQVWEFVTRLIPRSQRGRVRLAGRQGFNSLVGYTRATVAVAAADAIGIGAGLAILGVPLALPLASLVFIGAFIPIVGAFVTGFLAVLVALVTKGLLTALIVLGIIIGIMQLEGHVLQPLLLGRAVRLHPLAVVLAITTGIVLAGIVGGLLAVPIVAFLNTAVRSLCAEDQEEAEEAYESLASTDPSVPMFPATPDEPDDGDLGRPAAPRD; encoded by the coding sequence GTGCCGACGACGGCGCCGGCCCGGCCGGTGTCGGACGCCGTCCACCCGCTCGTCCGAATCGGCGCAGCGTGGACGTGGCGCCTGCTGGTGCTGTTCGCCGGACTGCTCGCCCTCGGGTTCGTCGTCTCGAAGCTCGAGGCGGTCGTCATCCCGGTCGCGATCGCGCTGCTCGCGTCGGCGCTGTTGATGCCCGCCGTGGACTGGATGCACCGCCGCGGTGTGCCCCGCTCCGGCGCCGTGATCATCGCGGTCGTCGGCACGATGGGCGTCGTCGGCGCGATCCTGGCGTTCGTCGTGGAACAGTTCGTCGAGGGACTGCCCGTCCTGAGCGACCAGTTCACCGCCAGCGTCACCACGGTGCAGGACTGGCTCACCGAGGGGCCGCTGCACTTCAGCGAGGACCAGATCCGGCACGCCGGCGACAACGTCGTCAAGGCCATCCAATCCAATCAGGAGGCGCTGACCAGCGGTGCGCTCACCACCGCGACCGTCGTCGGGGAGATCTTCGCCGGCGCGTTCCTCACCCTGTTCACGCTCATCTTCTTCCTGTACGGCGGCGACCAGGTGTGGGAGTTCGTCACCCGGCTGATCCCGAGGAGCCAGCGCGGACGCGTCCGACTGGCCGGGCGGCAGGGATTCAATTCCCTGGTCGGCTACACCCGGGCGACGGTGGCCGTGGCCGCGGCCGACGCGATCGGCATCGGCGCAGGGCTCGCGATCCTCGGGGTGCCGCTCGCACTGCCCCTCGCCTCGCTCGTCTTCATCGGCGCGTTCATCCCGATCGTCGGCGCCTTCGTCACCGGCTTCCTCGCCGTCCTGGTCGCCCTGGTGACCAAGGGCCTGCTCACCGCCCTGATCGTGCTCGGCATCATCATCGGCATCATGCAGCTCGAAGGGCACGTGCTGCAGCCGCTGCTGCTCGGCCGCGCGGTGCGCCTGCATCCTCTCGCCGTGGTCCTCGCGATCACCACCGGCATCGTGCTCGCGGGCATCGTCGGCGGCCTGCTGGCCGTTCCGATCGTCGCGTTCCTGAACACGGCAGTTCGCTCGCTGTGCGCCGAGGACCAGGAGGAGGCCGAGGAGGCCTACGAGTCCCTCGCCAGCACCGACCCGTCGGTGCCGATGTTCCCCGCGACACCGGACGAACCCGATGACGGCGACCTCGGGCGACCCGCCGCACCACGCGACTGA